GTAGAAGAGGGAACAAAAGACCACAAGTACCCAAGAATTTCATATAAACAACTTAGAGAAGCCACTGGAGGCTTCACTGCTTCAAGCTTAATTGGTTCAGGCCGGTTTGGACAGGTCTACGAAGGAATGCTTCAAGATAATACAAGAGTAGCTGTGAAGGTGTTGGATACAACACATGGTGAGATTTCAAGGAGCTTTAGAAGGGAATATCAGATCCTGAAAAAGATAAGGCACAGAAATTTAATAAGGATCATCACAATTTGTTGTAGACCAGAATTTAATGCCCTTGTTTTTCCCTTGATGCCAAATGGTAGCCTTGAGAAACATCTATATCCAAGCCAAAGATTGAATGTGGTTCAATTGGTAAGAATCTGCAGTGATGTAGCTGAGGGAATGTCCTATCTGCACCATTACTCTCCAGTGAAAGTAGTGCATTGTGATCTTAAGCCAAGCAATATACTCCTTGATGAAGATATGACAGCTTTGGTTACTGATTTTGGAATTTCAAGGCTTGTACTAAGTGATGAGAATACATCCACCAGTGACTCAGCATCTTTCAGTTCAACACATGGTTTGTTATGTGGCTCAGTTGGTTACATAGCTCCTGGTATGTACTTTATGAACtttcatcaaatattttttctatactAAGGTCATGACTATTATGTGATGATATTTTTCAGAAATTTTGGCCTATGAACCACTTtctataataacttttaactggtAAACTCCAAGCCGAATAATTGATCTGAAAAAGGATGATAAGAAAATTTTCAAGGGCTGTTCGGTTCCAAAAAAatactttctatttttattaagttttcacttttaattataaaaatgttacaTTATTTTCGTTTTGTCTTctgtatatttttaaagatttatataagaaaagtgaaaacaataaaaaaaaagttatttttctccatttcacatgcaaatatttgaaaataaaaataaagtgatattttattattaaaagtaaaaataagaaagaaatacagaaaatattttccattgaactttgttattttttgtgttatAATTGCTATTTATCAAACAGTTTTGCATGTGCTGTAGAACTCACTATTCTCTCTATATTCCATTTTCTTGGACACAGAATACGGAATGGGAAAACATGTTTCAACTGAGGGTGATGTTTACAGTTTTGGAGTACTTGTGTTGGAGATGGTCTCAGGTAGACGCCCCACAGATGTACTCAGCCATGAAGGCTCAAGCTTGTGTGACTGGATTAAAAAACAATACACACACCAACACCAACTTGAAAACTTTGTTGAACAAGCACTGCATAGGTTCTCTCATTGTGGCGTGCCAAACCATCGTGTTAAAATTTGGAAAGATGCTATACTTGAACTCGTCGAGGTGGGGCTAGTATGCACACAGTACAATCCTTCAACAAGACCAACCATGCACGATATAGCCCAAGAGATGGAAAGGTTGAAGGACAACCTCACTAAGTCAAACTTGCCCCCTCATCAATAGTTCAATTTTCTCATCCCTTGTAACTGTAAAACTCTTAAATTTGTTACACATTCTAATGTCATAAGTTTTTTGATAAGTTTAATTAGCATCTCAAGTATCAtagtcaattttttatatttaaattcggTGGAGTTGCGTTGaaatatttgtgttgtaatgttGATTGAGTGAAACATACGGGTCAATATATATGTTCCTATTGAATTTGTCAAtcacttcttttattttaaacgaTCAAGTTgataattgattttatatatatatatatatatatatatatatatatatatatattttttttttttttttttcactttctggCTACCTTTTTATGTAGTTAAACTAGTTATGGAGAAGACattgatgaaaagaaaagaaaaagaagccaCATCCATGAATCCTATTCAGATTGCACAGATCACTTTAGCACTAGAAAACCAATTTGCCATGATTGTTTGCGTCGGTAGGTCAAGTCCGAAGCAAGATATATTAACATGAAGCGAGAGAATATCCCTGgaaaacaattttaaacaaatacgCAACTTGACCTATTTTATCACATGCATCATCATCAGGTTATTCATTAATATGAGGTCATATCACGATAAGGATATGATAAATTCTTAATTAACATATCTTAAACTATTCACTCAAATGTCACCGTGTCTCAAGAAAAGAAAGACTTGAAGCCAATTGGCACAACAATTTCTCACACTGTACGCACGTCTACTGCTGTGCTTATAGTCTTTCTTTAATGCTCGCTCAGAAAGGGTCTAATAATTATTGTGAAACCAGACtcaatgcaagaaaaaaaaagtagttataACTGACAACTTTTTCATTCTATATATTGCTAACTTCGAGTTCAAAGCAATATTAAGGGTACAAAATTTATAAGTTGCAACAGTTCCATCGATATCACCTTAATTTGATTCCTCAAGAGCTTTGAATCTACATGCAAGAACCTCACTTAAGGGTACAAGATTCCCACGTTGTTAATCAACAACATAACATCATCCAACCCATATATTGCATTGCTACTTAAACCCTGGCCTATCCATTATAAAGATAGACGGCAAAATCAATGAAATGGTCTTAATTAAGTCTTAACTATTATAACAATCAAATTATCCAACATCTTCATATTATTAATTAGGATTTTGACTTTCCAAGACCACATTCAACCTATTTCAAACGACTAACTATTTATAGTTTAGTTAAACTTAATTTCCTATTCAACTTAAGTATGAtttttttcagtaaaaaaaatatatggtctagaaaaacttattttataatataaatatttaataatttagatTACCCTAGAGATTATATGGGAAAAACTAGGGTTGGTTAATTCTCAAGATTTGTATTGGATGAAAATCAAGAGAGATTTATAAGGGTCCTAAATcatatattcttaattaatcATCACATGACatttaattaagtatttttttaaaaaaaattgaataacttaattaaataatacttcGTCCCATctcatttataacaaaaaaaactaatttcatattcattaataaaattagttgattaactttattaaatttggtcaatttaattatattataatattttttaaaataaccatTTATTAGAATTTGATATTATGAGTCTAGATCTCTTactaaatgaataatattttaaagataattttattaaataaaatgaaaacagttgAGGTTTGTTTATGtttaagatgaaaataaatttgttttcttatatttataattgaaataGTACATATTATGTAGAGATAAGctgaaatcataaataattaatagtcCTCAACTATCTAgataattctttaaaaattagGACACATACAAAAAGTTTTCAATGTTATTTGATCGGTCACTCCTCCACTTGTAGAGCCAGAACGTGGGGTCTTTAAAGAGGTTGTGTTATTTTTCCAACGTTCAATTCCGTCATGCCCATGGCAATTATGAGTAGTCGATGAAGTGTTTAgggttctttttttatctctctctaTAAAAACAAACATCACTATAAAACCTTAAAATGGAGCAAAAGCGACCGAAAAAAGAATAACTTAATTTGAACCATGCCCAAAATGACACCCAACTCAATTCCTTTTTAGAAGAATAAATTGCTAATCGAAGGAACTCTAACATCATTTCATCCGACATATAATAAATTTCTTCTAACATACTCTCTCAGAAACACcaacaattaaaatgaaaagtaaaaagcTGTACCAAGGATGTACTTGGAGAAAGATTACGGTATTAGAATTAGATCAGAGGCGCACGTATTCTTCTGCAATAAGCACAATGCTATCTCCCTATTCCATCATTATAACAGAAGCAAAACTAACTTCTATACATGGGGTTTCTAATTCTCACTTCTTTTTTCACGTTTGTCCATGAAAATGTCTCTTCtattagttaatttttcaagaaaaaattattaagtagaGTAGTTAATAAAGGTGTGAAAACTGtactatataattttataagtaaattttaactaaCAATAAAGATGTGTTACTAATATATTTCtcgaaaattaattaatctcatACACTTGTATCAGTTTCAAAGAAGGATATTGCTTATTAATGTCCAAGGTTGGTAAGATATAGACGGTAGCAGTCAGCAGGCCTGATCCGTATTACATTTGTAGTCGGAGATAGATACTTGAGATGTTTGTACAAAATTCTATCGGGTAAACTACCAATAATCCTCCAAGTAAAGTCATATTAACTtactttctatatatataaaaaaaaaagtcatattaGCTTTAGAGAAACCactattacaattttttatagatTGTTTAACTACCTTATTTAATCCTTACCATTGCAGCCAAATCCATGTGTATCACGCATCTTCTATGGCCATTTCAGTGGTTTGAAATAGTAGTCATTGGTGACCTACAGAAAAGAAATTTATCATTTGGATTTACCCTCATTCAATTCATGAagctttaattatattttcacaaTACCCTACCATTTTAAATCTTCGCGTTCATAGGTTGATTCATTTTAAATCTTCATTGTGTGCTTTAAAACTGTAGTTTATAAAATGTTGCAGAGTCCTTTCAGTCTCAAGttggatcaaataaaaaaaaaaggagtaggTGCATGCACCAGTTCCTAGGCCCTAGCTGCTCCTGTTCTTTATGCCACCGGAAAATCTTATATATCGATCAATAGAGACTGAGTTAGGTATCTATGCACATGATTAATTTATGCAAAACTACTGATTAATTATCTCGGCCTTTCAAAGAATCAAACTTTGCCAATTTTATTAAAGTGATGTTTTCAacacttaaaatttttaagttGACACTCGTATatcaattaactttttttaggaAGAACAATTCTAAACAAGGATGCTAGAATTCAAGCCAGATTTCTTGACAAATTGACAATTAGAGAAAGAAATTTATAAATCATATAAATCACTTTCCGTCGTTGAAAATACATTATACAAACACAtccttaccatcaaaatatgcTTCACACATCAATAACTACTGATACAAAGAGTCATATCATGTGTATATTTCTAGCCAAACTGAAATTTaagtgattaaattaatttatgtttgtttacTTCTTCTATTGATTTACTTTCCAGTTTTTGCATTTCAAGTTCTTTATTCTTATTTGCACTTCTTCCACCCCTTTTCTTCCTTTaagtttcaaattaattattttcaattcccTGCAACTTTATTTACTTTTGTGAATTACATTAGGCTATTTACTTTCAATTGCCTCTTCTTCTACTCATTCAATTCCTACTTTAaatttcaagcagttttaacacTCTggcaaagttatttttttagaacaTTTACTTGCTTTTCAAGTATATACTTAATTTGTTGCAATTTACACTACAAGCACTTTAAATTTCTGCAATATTAAagttttaagttattttaaatttcaagttgCTTTTAATTCCACTCTACATTTTCATAGTTTTCAATTTGAatactttcttttcatttacacTTATTTTGAAGTTCATGTTTGCAATTTGATTGTTTTCTTTACATTTCATCAAAATtaagtttcattttctttcactttagaATATTTCAGATTGTCTTGAAACTAGTTcaagttataattataactttGAATAACCAAATTAGCAtggtttgattttcattttagaCCAAATTGAAATTAATGTTTGTGTACAATTTacacatttatttaaaatatttaattataatttttatcccTACTTTTTACTATTTGTCAAATTTTGTCTCTAATAAATTATTCTGACAGATTTTACACCCACTTTTAAaaatcttgtaattttttttatatctctgTTAAATTCCAAATAGTACTAACACTTtgttattaagttttttttcccttctctcAATGATTGTCTTTCTTCTTCTACGAGTCATAGCTACTAGGTTGAAGGATTATTAGAGCCTTAGAGGTTGCGATCCAGGTGAAGGGCCCTCTCGAGGTCTTTGCTTGTGTTGTTTACTTACGGGGCTGTAGGACACCAACATGTGGCtgcaaaaaattcattttcgttGTGTATTTCACTAATATACACAAcataaacatattttcattgtGTATAGTACACTAATCAACAAAAACAGGTTTCCATCGGGAGTATTTCATAATAAAGGAAGAGCAAAAAGTTGGAGGTGAAAAGAGTAAATTAAGAGGTGCAATAGTAAGGCCAACCATAAACGGATTGAACATGTTGAGGCCCTTATGTAAACATAAGTGGCAAGTAGGCAACATCCGACAATTACTCaatgcacccccattttttaCTTAGTGCAccccaaattaaaaattaagaccCAAATAGATGTAAATATCCCTTCCTATCTCTCAGCTAACCCTAACACCCATTCTCTTTTTTCCTTCgttattgtcatcatcatctGCGGTGTTCCCCCCACCCCCCTAAAGTAACAATCTAACGCATCACATCTTAGTAAAATGGATTAATCCAACTTAATCTACCCTCAACCAGTGGGGAGTTAGCctcccaatttttttaaaaaaaaattataaaaaaacaggtGACTCATAATTTAAtgcactaaataaataaaaataaaattattcaaacataaatataatgTCACAATCATTTTATTAGTGCAATGTCACAATCATAAAGTTGATCATATATGTAACTTAATCAAACCCATAGCAGGTCAAACGGGATGACCTGTCCACTAAATTTAACCCATTTTGCCATccttatacatgcatatctcagtcttgaagattttttttttaaataagcaaaaaaaattcattaataaaaCTGGTACCAGTGGTACCTTACAAACACATaatcttaataaaaattacCCCACAATAGCAACCCGGTTAAGCGGTATTAATATCAATATTGATATAAATACCAATTAACCACAAAGCTAACCTGATGGGAATAGTTTGTCCCAAGCCTAACTACCCACCTCCCTAGTGCATCAAGACCTCACCAACATATTGGGCCAAGCCCATACATACTCGCCCACAAAATTCAGCGTTATGGCTATTTTCATGCAAAGAATTAGCAAGAAGAGCAGCAAATCTATAGTGAGAGATCTCATGAATTTTCTCTTATTAGTATCATAATCTTCTTTATCAAGTTAAGATAATAAGCATTAAGGttccattttaaaattaaaagcaagGACTAACTAGCTCAGGAGTCAGgacactaatatatatattttcgcTCACTTCGATTATAAGCGCCAAAAGAAACACAATACACAATCAATTTTGCTAGAAATTTTTAATCCTCTAAGTCATGTATATTCTTTGGGGGGAAAACACAAGAAACCATACTGAACCACACAAGAATTTCAAGTCACACTCATACTTGTGCACATTGTTAAATATGGAATTATGAAAAAGGTATATACATTTCTCAGTAACTAAAATTCGGTTTAGAAGATCTATTCTACCTGCCTATACTAATACCACATATAATCCTCTTTGTGGACATCTAATGATGCACCGAGTTAATTGATATCTGAGATTGTCATTCTGAATTCACTAGATCAAAACCAGAAGTACACCATTGCCTGTTCATGGAAATTTGGAAACCAATTATTTCAGAGGTGAAGAAGAATACAAATAACTCCATCATCAAATGTAATATTATCAAACAAAAAACTACTAGCCTTGATAAGGGAGAATCAAGTAAAGGAGATATTTGCATGCAACAGAAAATTCTTCTCAAAAGAAGGCAAAAAAGCACTATAGTATACATTACCTCTTGAAGAGGATCCAAACGATTATCCCTCTTATTACTCTTAGGTGGTGCTTTTTGGGTTTTCCAGCTTCTCATCTCTAACTCAATTAATTTTAGTTGACTGCATATGTCCTTCAACAACCTCAAATGCTCTTTCCCATTCACTTCATGCATAATCTCTTTCCTTGCATTGATTGTCTCCCTATCAAGCTGATCAATTCTCTGATGCAACTTTTGAAACTCAGCATGAGCATTGCAATCCCCTTCCATCCCTTCTTTTTTCTGCCAAACAATGGTCTTCATATCTTTGGTGCTAGGTATTTTGATCTCACGATTCCCTCTAAGCATGCTCTTTAGCTTGTCCATGTCATGTTTAACATGCAATTCGGCGGCTTCCTCAGACACCGAATCCGGTTTTGTCAATCTGTTATCTGCTTCTGAACTCCATCTCTCAAGTCTTCTCTTCCCATGTCCACTTGCTTTATGCTTTTGACTTGTTTGTGGGACTTCAAACACATCATGGACACTATTACCGGGGCATGAGGGAATAGCAACTGCTTCTCCATCTGATGTACCTTCACTGTGATTTACTTTATCTGAACTAGTAGTAGTAGAGGCTGCTACTCTATCTTTTAAGTCACAGGTTATCTTAGTGCTTGCTTGTGAAAACACTGAGCACGATCTCCCTCTTCTACTCCTCAATGTGGCACGTTTTTCTCCTCCTGATTCTTTGCAATCTGAAATCACTTTCACTTTTTCATCTAACTTTTGAATCTGGTCCCAGTATGCATCAAGAGTTCCATGTCCATAGTCTACCGATTTTCTTGGCAAATCGAAGCTTGGAGAAGAAACTTCTTGATCAGTATCACTCTCCAACATGTTAGGAACCATATCTGAAACTGGAATTGGAACAGGACTAGGTGATCTATCTCTCTTCCTAGCAGATCTCAAGTTATTCTTTAACGGAATTGGGGGCAGTGAACTTAGCCTTCTTACCGCGTTACTAGCATGACCATTTTCTCCATTATGTTGTTGATCATGTCTACTCAACAACAGGTCCTCATCGAATTCAAAATCACTAGCATTGAAATCAGACCCCAACGTGAGAagtttgttcttataagccagGGCTTGATACTCAAGAGAAGTAATTTCCATCTCCTTCTGATACATAAGCTCTTCAAAAACTTCAAGGCTGGCCTCAGCATGACCTATCTTCTCCTCTGCCATTCTCCTGTAGTGACTCGCTTCCATCTTCACCGCGGCCGTCTCCCCTTGCAACCGCACTATCATGTCCATGGCTTCACTGGCTGCGGTTGCTGAGGCTTCTCTTTCCTCATCCAACTCTGCATACAGCTTCTGCAGAAGTTGCTGTTGCGCACGGAGCGTCTCCTTCATGGCTGTTATATCACTTTCAGCCATGAACCAATCACTTATTCCTGAACACAACATAACAATTGCAATTTTATGATCACCATAGCATTAGAGAAACAACGGttggatataattttattttttttgtccaagTGAtcaatttcatcattaaatgaACATGACGGTTCTAAGGTATGTTAGCATAGCAAATAGATAATATACATATAACCTACGAAGATGACCATAGATGTTtgggggaaggaaaaaaaatatcaagtttTGAGAGTCTATTCCATGAGTTATTAGTGGCTAAGAAACAATTCTTTGATATTTACATTCATTCACAACGTTTTATCAGAAAGTAGAACAAGGTTATATATATCTGGTGATCGCAAATAAATTGAAGCAAAGTAGaaagaaaatctaaaaaataaacctTTTCTTTGGTAAAAAACACAAATGCTTCAAGGAAATATAGAAAAAATCGTAAGAAAAATCGACATATTGGATAACCGCAAAAAACACAGGCACGCATTTCTAACAAGGTAAAGTATATTGAAAACCGAATCTACCtagcaattttattttttattctttccaaAGCAGAATCCTGTGTTTCTCTGTATCCATATtggaaaagaaaagtaaatggTTTTACAACACAAGCAAGGAAAAGAAATGAATCTCAAACCTTTGGGTGTTGGGGTTTCAGTTTTGCCGAGGAAGAGCAGGCAGTAACAGGACGAGCCCGAATTACGATGAAAAAAACGGAGAGTGAGTTTCGTTATGTTGTACAGTTATGGACAAAATCATGGTTGGTTAACGTTTGTGTCTTGGCATTATTGTGTTGCATTGTGTCTGGCTCAGGGGCTGATTGTTTGTTTCCATGTAGgcccctttttctttcttttcccgcAATTGCCCGTCATGGATAGATAAGGTAGCCCCTTCTTTTCGTTtagtatttatatttgtttcaaaAGGTCGTTTCTTCATACTTTCCAACGGCTACAATGAGCCACAGCCACGACCCacctgatgatgatgatgatgattataaaattctatatataaatgaaaaaaaaaaaatacttggatacataaataaatcaaaatacttGGTTTTGTGTCATCTTTATCCTAAATAAATTACTATATCTATTTATACTTATATGCAGATTGAGATAAAAGATCACATTCTTGGTAATGGTAaggctttcttttttttttacttcataaggcgtaaaattctaattaatcaATTTGTTCCGTCAATCGAAGTATATATAagcagctttttttttttttttgctgaatttatATATAAGCAGCTTGATACTGAacttctaatttaattatttcacttaacaaattatttcacatcttttttttaacagaattaTTAGTTCACATCTTAAACACCATGTTACGGATATTTTCATTTGCCGTTGGTCCAATATTGAAAAGAAACTAGTTGTAACCCACgacatcaaaataattatatttttattagtataacACGATTAATTAAATGATGTTATTAGTTACGTAAAAATGTGAAATGTTAGTGTATAACAAGTACGTGTCTATTTTGATAAGAATTGGCAAAACTTTGCAAATCATTAACTTTGTATGATTAATATATCAATGGATATTTACAAGTTTTTTTCTGGTCAGGACATATaatttaccaattttttttgCCCATTATATTTCACAAATGCTAGTTTATCAATTTTTTCAGTCCATTATATTGAGATaagttttatttactttttggaTCACAAAAAGAGAGTCTTGCAGACCCCACAAACTGATGACGGAAGCTTCTGCgattaaataatgataatagataatgtattgataaaaaaaaaaaaaaaaaactagtcagGAACATGCTTAGAaggtttttatttcttaattaaaatagaaaacaggAGTTACATATTCGTAaatcaaaagttaaaaatttaatacatatatttaatttatccaATATTATGACCACTTGTTAATACTTAATTAATGTTTGAAATTGATTAGACGAATAAACCTGTTAACATTGTGATGCTATTGAAAATTACGTAGCTCTAATACTGTCGTTCTTATTTTATCGAATCCTCTGAGTGAGCGAATTATGCAGTAACTATGACATTGCTTATCGTAAAAACTTGCATTGCAAATTTTACCTGACAAGTGCTATGGGTATTTGTAAATATAATGAGGTATCAATAAATAAAGACACGAACTTACTTCAAAAACCTAAGTCGGTCACGAGAAATAAAATCTCCCAAATCTAgttcataacaaataaaaattatcaagcATAAAAAAACTTCAGAGAAATTCAGTTTTGAAAGCATTTGTTAAACATTATATAATCCATAACTTTGTTTGCAGTAATTAATCACTGAACAAATAATCTTTTACCCATTAAGAGGAAGAACTAAATACCAGAACCAAGAACCTCCGTCATCAAACTGAAAGGGAAAGTTATcctcaaaaaaaagaaaaaagaaaactcaaAAAGGGAATTGTATTATCCTCACTCTAATCCACCGGAACCTCTACTTCCATCTTCAAACCCGAATTGCCAAGAATCTATCAGCAAAAGGGGATGGTCAAGCATTGTTCATATGAAAGATGGCAAACTAACAAATATCAAGCTAACAGCAGTGTTCAGTATGCATGGTGGAAAACCAGCATGGGTATGAAAATGTATGACCCTCAAACAATCATGAGCTAGAGTTCTGGGCTATGACACTCAGACAGTCATCAGTGTGAAAATGCAATATCCATTGGCCAAGACAAGCATGAGTTTTGTGCTAATTATGACCCATGGTCCAAATGAAGATATTACTGTTGGTTTAACACATTGGCAGGTGAAGATAAGAGACCTTGCCACTGCAAGCTAATATATATATGCAGTCAGATAGACAACTCTGCCTACTAATTAAcaggataaatttgacattatCGATACATCATCATCGTTACTTAATTTCCTTCCTCAAATGTCTGTTCAAGTCCTAACTAGCATTAAAATCATATTCTGGTAAAAGCTTTCCATATCTTTGAAGTAAATGGTAAGATCATACTCCCTCCATCCCTAATTATAAGACACTTTCAACTAATTCTCGTCccttaagaaaaatagttaactTTGTTCTACTTctacttcgtaccccattgcccagaggctcttcgctatgcgaaggtatgggggagggatgttgtacgcagtcttacccttgcatatgcaaagaggctgtttccggattcgaacccatgaccaacaagtcaccaaggcacaactttaccgctgatCACATTAAATCTGTCAATTATTTGTACTATCattccaaaattatttttttcttatttctctatCCACTTAATTGTTTTTCATTAAATGTTTGGAGAGGAAATGATTAAATAAGGgtatgtaggaaaaaaaaaataattaatgcatctaGAAATTAGAAAAGTATCTTGTAAAAAAGGACAAACAAATTTCTAAAAATGGTCTTATAATTAGGGATAGAGGGAATAATAGATATGAACGGACTCAATGCACTATCCCTTAGTTGTTAATTGCCTATcaaaatgattatataaattaaactaaagaTTTCTAGTGAAGCAAGTCAAGCTAATTTCAGTACCTTCATGAAGTCAGACAAGACTAATGAAGAATCCTTTGCATAGCCAGCT
This region of Glycine soja cultivar W05 chromosome 17, ASM419377v2, whole genome shotgun sequence genomic DNA includes:
- the LOC114392739 gene encoding uncharacterized protein LOC114392739, producing MAESDITAMKETLRAQQQLLQKLYAELDEEREASATAASEAMDMIVRLQGETAAVKMEASHYRRMAEEKIGHAEASLEVFEELMYQKEMEITSLEYQALAYKNKLLTLGSDFNASDFEFDEDLLLSRHDQQHNGENGHASNAVRRLSSLPPIPLKNNLRSARKRDRSPSPVPIPVSDMVPNMLESDTDQEVSSPSFDLPRKSVDYGHGTLDAYWDQIQKLDEKVKVISDCKESGGEKRATLRSRRGRSCSVFSQASTKITCDLKDRVAASTTTSSDKVNHSEGTSDGEAVAIPSCPGNSVHDVFEVPQTSQKHKASGHGKRRLERWSSEADNRLTKPDSVSEEAAELHVKHDMDKLKSMLRGNREIKIPSTKDMKTIVWQKKEGMEGDCNAHAEFQKLHQRIDQLDRETINARKEIMHEVNGKEHLRLLKDICSQLKLIELEMRSWKTQKAPPKSNKRDNRLDPLQEAMVYFWF